The following coding sequences lie in one Aulosira sp. FACHB-615 genomic window:
- a CDS encoding IS630 family transposase (programmed frameshift), with protein MKPYSLDFRQKIVDTYKAGGISQRQLACEFCVSLGFIEKLLKQYRETASIAPKVRIKQTPPKLNEEQIKILEEIVEAKNDLTLSEIRSELKEKTGITIGISTVDRMLKRVEISLKKKTLHASEKETERVQLLRVQFWLQLQGIPTENLIFLDEAGANLSLIRHSARSKKGKRAHGSRPQKRSKNVSIIGAIGLKGVISQYSILGATDGLTFEAYISQKLVPKLEEGDYVIMDNCSIHKGKKIEELIEAAGAKLIYLPPYSPDFSPIENCWSKMKNILRSIGARSYPDLAKAIETAFSQVSLNDIYNWFTHCCYCTSPD; from the exons ATGAAACCATATTCCCTCGACTTTCGCCAAAAAATAGTTGATACATATAAGGCAGGTGGAATATCACAACGTCAATTAGCTTGCGAATTTTGTGTCAGTTTAGGTTTTATTGAGAAATTACTAAAGCAATATAGAGAAACAGCAAGTATCGCTCCTAAAGTTAGGATAAAACAAACTCCTCCAAAGCTCAACGAAGAACAAATTAAGATTCTGGAAGAAATAGTTGAAGCTAAGAATGATTTGACTTTATCAGAAATCCGTTCAGAACTCAAAGAAAAAACAGGAATAACAATTGGTATATCTACGGTAGATAGGATGTTAAAGAGGGTAGAAATAAGCCTAAA AAAAAAAACATTGCACGCCTCCGAAAAAGAGACTGAAAGAGTTCAATTATTAAGAGTACAGTTCTGGCTTCAACTTCAGGGGATACCGACGGAAAACCTGATATTTCTTGACGAAGCAGGAGCTAATTTATCTTTAATAAGACACTCTGCTCGTTCTAAAAAAGGTAAAAGAGCGCATGGCTCACGACCGCAAAAACGCTCTAAAAATGTCTCCATAATTGGTGCAATTGGTCTCAAGGGTGTGATTAGCCAATATAGCATTTTAGGTGCAACTGATGGTCTGACATTTGAGGCTTATATTTCTCAAAAATTAGTTCCGAAACTTGAGGAAGGTGATTATGTAATCATGGATAATTGCTCAATTCATAAAGGTAAAAAGATTGAGGAACTAATTGAGGCTGCCGGAGCTAAATTGATTTATTTACCACCCTATTCTCCTGATTTTTCCCCAATTGAAAATTGTTGGTCAAAGATGAAAAACATACTACGTTCTATCGGTGCTAGGAGTTATCCAGATTTAGCAAAGGCGATTGAAACTGCTTTTAGCCAAGTCTCCTTAAATGATATTTATAATTGGTTTACTCATTGTTGCTACTGTACTTCACCAGACTGA
- a CDS encoding CHAT domain-containing protein, whose product MNQPKSPDDNPASSLDSEITQQAKNSTFGGGQQGTIGESNIQNQGNNNLLGNTWNIFLGQQTTPVGNPAVPKNENYNIDVGQQTITSVNQSTQQQKILILAAIPHGLRLDREIREIEEAIRRAIRRNLFEIRIRTAVRPQDIRRAIAEERPCIVHFCGHGLEDGSLLLEDDGGNNKPVSAEGLASLFKLHADYVNCVLLNACYSAKPAHTISQHINYAIGMNQPIGDKAAIVFAQGFYDGLGYENSETQDIFQRAFDEGLVAVQMEDISQGQIPVLKQKSQNNSPFSDDQQASFKPIISPFDSWKLAKNTAVYALEELKMVDVESGKIIRGLAIDEIPDDDNHCIKLENRYRLHINFPYIGKNLLLINESVEGNKYLICPSKAFAEVPYTFLSENLYLPLDDTKLGRAKSFKFTTEGEEYFLAIFTEKPIDLSWINKECPARDVELNQKRLEEIFIKLEYLSNNQIFYKKFKVTK is encoded by the coding sequence ATGAATCAGCCAAAGTCCCCTGACGATAACCCAGCATCTTCACTTGACTCAGAGATAACACAGCAGGCTAAGAATTCAACATTCGGTGGTGGACAGCAGGGGACTATAGGTGAAAGTAATATCCAAAATCAGGGTAACAATAACTTGCTAGGCAATACCTGGAATATTTTTTTGGGTCAGCAAACAACCCCAGTAGGCAACCCTGCTGTACCAAAGAACGAAAATTACAATATTGATGTTGGACAGCAGACGATAACATCAGTTAATCAGAGTACCCAGCAGCAGAAAATCTTGATTCTGGCAGCAATCCCTCACGGTCTGCGGTTGGATCGAGAAATCAGGGAAATTGAAGAAGCCATACGACGAGCTATAAGACGAAATTTGTTTGAGATTCGGATTAGAACTGCGGTACGTCCTCAAGATATTCGCAGAGCAATCGCAGAAGAACGTCCTTGTATTGTTCATTTCTGCGGACATGGTTTAGAAGATGGCAGCTTGTTATTAGAAGATGATGGCGGGAACAACAAACCAGTTTCGGCAGAAGGGTTGGCATCACTGTTTAAATTACACGCCGATTATGTCAACTGTGTCTTACTCAATGCCTGCTACTCAGCTAAACCAGCCCATACAATTAGCCAACATATTAATTATGCAATTGGTATGAACCAGCCCATTGGTGACAAAGCTGCAATTGTATTTGCTCAAGGATTTTATGATGGTTTGGGTTACGAAAATTCAGAAACTCAAGATATATTCCAAAGAGCTTTTGACGAAGGGTTAGTTGCTGTTCAGATGGAAGACATCTCGCAGGGACAAATACCTGTTTTAAAGCAGAAATCACAGAATAACTCACCATTTAGCGATGATCAGCAAGCAAGTTTTAAACCAATAATTTCACCTTTTGATTCTTGGAAGTTAGCTAAAAATACAGCTGTTTATGCTTTGGAGGAATTAAAAATGGTAGATGTTGAAAGCGGAAAAATAATAAGAGGATTAGCTATAGATGAAATTCCTGATGATGATAATCATTGTATTAAGCTAGAAAATCGCTACCGCTTACACATCAATTTTCCATATATAGGTAAAAACTTATTGTTAATTAATGAAAGTGTGGAAGGAAACAAGTATCTCATTTGTCCTTCAAAAGCTTTTGCAGAAGTGCCTTACACATTTTTATCTGAAAATCTTTATTTACCACTTGATGATACAAAATTGGGACGAGCTAAATCTTTCAAATTTACAACAGAAGGAGAAGAATATTTCCTTGCTATCTTCACAGAGAAACCAATTGATTTATCCTGGATTAATAAGGAATGTCCAGCCAGGGATGTTGAGCTAAATCAAAAACGTCTTGAAGAGATATTTATTAAATTAGAGTATTTGAGTAATAATCAAATTTTCTATAAAAAATTTAAAGTCACAAAATAA
- a CDS encoding CHAT domain-containing tetratricopeptide repeat protein, translating into MFKLLSSAFSSMLSYCLRIIKQYVCAVFILRQISRLHSQAAEFIEHKKYEKALPYYQKSYFLARKYSLIHCLPHGLNSVIWLAFLYRTMGRYVEAESLYNEARKIITKTLGTNHFHYAHCIYDLAETYWLTKQYDKAELLYQEARTITQKVLDPDFPDYITCLKNLASLYELQKRYYEAELLYQEAINITVKVYGTNHSSYVISLTYLATFYKSTRRYAEAESLFQEILNIIARVSGSKTPLYANYLAVLANLYFLMEKYTEAEALYQEALEIYQAFIKDDNFDELIYIISLKNLGELYYTVGKYTEAESSYIQALDIIAKNEEITYDDYPYILNNLAQSYYAMERYAEAENLYLQALEEIAKYQEYNYNDYAGFLNNLAQLYHSVGKYTEAESVYHKSLSIIAQSLGCDNFSYAGCLSNLAWLYRAIGRYSEAHPLYLHALEITAKVYGTNHSLYATSLNNLAQSYCSIRQYSEAEPLYQKALEVIAKHQGNNHPNYAISLDNLALLYHEMGRDVEAEPLYREALKLKANIWGNAHHIYAVSLNNLAQSYFFMLRYNDAEILYIQALEIAARVIGNKHPEYAKYLENLAFLYAATERLEESLILMQESADIDLKTLSQIFNITTDNQRLTYLQQNYFKLEYFLSLVFQYFTNIPSAVQSAYNLVLKRKAIATETTILQKIAILSEQYSHLAPKLKQWRQVRQKLAKRYFDIPTPEQSIYYQSEIDSLIQQAETLERELNLPELNLQKELQNADYRTVALELPESTTLVEFVRFNVFNFKSIPTNNESQWFPPRYLAFILPAREAEHLKMIDLGEAEPIDRLVRKFRESVEIGRGLDLGEIAEADEIEPFFELLSLVFDKLKPYLSKNLFICPDGELNCLPFEALTINEEEYLIDEYNFNFLTVGRDILRFKSQVSAEVTKPLVIANPDYDLVAKNNNTTFLIAGETLEERSIDYQEVSNSRGGQIFLSLPGTAIEGEKIAKLLGVKAFMQAKALKSLILNPKSSPYILHIATHGYFLEDIKPKQEEKIRQNFLLLNLSASERLQLGTSQNPLLRSGLAFAGANTMLNGNALPEEAEDGLLTALDVQLLNLAGTELVVTSACETALGAIITGETVIGLRRSFIQAGAKTVVMSLWKVPDIATAILMERFYHYLLQARLGKAEALKKAKYDVRNISIGQMRSYWLTEETIEWARTHSKAVANHLMMLNQKYDDERPYEHPRYWAAFICLGNPAPLNEFTKY; encoded by the coding sequence ATGTTTAAACTCTTATCGTCTGCTTTCTCCTCCATGCTCTCTTATTGTTTACGTATTATCAAACAATATGTATGCGCGGTTTTTATTCTTAGGCAAATATCCAGATTACATAGTCAAGCTGCTGAATTTATTGAACATAAAAAATATGAAAAAGCCCTTCCTTATTACCAAAAATCTTATTTTTTAGCTAGAAAATATTCACTAATTCACTGTCTACCACACGGTTTAAATTCAGTTATCTGGTTAGCCTTTTTATATCGAACTATGGGGCGATATGTGGAAGCTGAATCTTTATATAACGAAGCCAGAAAAATTATTACAAAAACTTTAGGTACTAATCATTTTCATTATGCTCATTGTATATATGATTTAGCTGAAACTTATTGGTTGACGAAACAGTATGATAAAGCTGAATTGCTGTATCAAGAAGCTAGAACAATTACTCAAAAGGTTCTAGATCCAGATTTCCCTGATTATATTACTTGCCTAAAAAATTTAGCAAGTTTATATGAGTTGCAGAAACGTTATTATGAAGCTGAGTTGCTGTATCAAGAAGCTATAAATATTACAGTAAAAGTTTATGGTACTAACCATTCAAGCTACGTTATTTCTCTCACTTATTTAGCTACATTTTATAAATCAACAAGACGGTATGCTGAGGCTGAATCCTTATTTCAAGAAATACTAAACATTATTGCTAGAGTTTCAGGAAGTAAAACACCTCTCTATGCTAATTATCTCGCAGTTCTAGCTAATCTATACTTTTTAATGGAAAAGTATACTGAAGCTGAAGCTCTTTATCAAGAAGCTTTAGAAATTTACCAAGCATTTATAAAAGATGACAATTTTGATGAGCTTATTTATATTATTTCACTAAAAAATTTAGGTGAATTATATTACACAGTGGGTAAGTATACTGAAGCTGAATCTTCGTACATTCAAGCTTTAGATATTATTGCTAAAAATGAAGAAATTACTTACGATGATTATCCTTACATACTAAATAATTTAGCCCAGTCATATTATGCGATGGAAAGATATGCTGAAGCTGAAAATTTGTACTTGCAAGCTTTAGAAGAAATTGCTAAATATCAAGAATATAATTACAATGACTATGCTGGTTTCTTAAATAATTTAGCTCAGTTGTATCATTCAGTAGGAAAATATACAGAAGCTGAATCTGTTTATCATAAAAGTCTAAGTATTATAGCTCAATCTTTAGGATGTGATAATTTTAGTTATGCTGGCTGTTTAAGTAATTTAGCTTGGTTATATCGGGCAATAGGGAGATATAGTGAAGCTCATCCATTATATCTTCATGCTTTGGAGATTACAGCTAAAGTTTACGGAACTAACCATTCTCTTTATGCTACTTCTTTGAATAATTTAGCTCAGTCATATTGTTCAATAAGACAATATTCTGAAGCTGAACCTCTATATCAAAAGGCTTTAGAAGTTATAGCTAAACATCAAGGGAATAATCATCCTAATTACGCTATTTCTTTGGACAATTTAGCTTTGTTATACCATGAAATGGGAAGAGATGTTGAAGCCGAACCTTTGTATCGAGAAGCTTTAAAACTTAAAGCTAATATTTGGGGAAATGCTCATCATATCTATGCAGTTTCTCTGAATAATCTAGCTCAGTCATACTTTTTTATGCTTAGGTATAATGATGCTGAAATTTTATATATTCAAGCTCTAGAGATTGCCGCTAGAGTTATTGGTAATAAACATCCTGAATATGCTAAGTATCTGGAAAATTTGGCATTTTTATATGCTGCCACTGAACGCTTAGAAGAATCTTTAATACTGATGCAGGAGTCAGCAGACATCGACTTAAAAACTCTTTCCCAAATATTTAACATTACTACAGATAATCAACGCCTTACTTATTTGCAACAAAACTATTTTAAATTAGAGTATTTTCTCTCCCTTGTTTTCCAATACTTTACCAACATCCCATCAGCCGTGCAATCCGCTTATAATTTAGTACTAAAGCGCAAAGCAATCGCCACAGAAACCACTATTCTACAAAAGATTGCTATCTTGTCAGAACAATATTCGCACCTTGCCCCAAAACTTAAACAATGGCGACAAGTTAGGCAAAAACTGGCTAAACGCTATTTTGATATTCCTACTCCTGAACAATCTATCTACTATCAAAGCGAAATAGACTCCCTCATACAACAAGCAGAAACATTAGAGCGAGAGCTTAATCTCCCAGAACTTAATCTACAAAAAGAACTGCAAAACGCAGATTACCGTACTGTCGCTTTAGAATTACCTGAAAGTACAACCTTAGTGGAGTTTGTACGCTTTAATGTTTTTAATTTCAAATCAATTCCTACTAATAACGAATCTCAATGGTTTCCCCCTCGCTACCTCGCTTTTATCTTACCTGCTAGAGAAGCAGAACATCTGAAAATGATTGACTTAGGAGAAGCCGAACCGATAGACCGCTTAGTGAGAAAATTTCGAGAGTCTGTAGAAATAGGACGAGGATTAGATTTAGGCGAAATAGCTGAAGCAGATGAAATTGAGCCATTTTTTGAATTGCTTTCTCTTGTTTTTGATAAACTTAAACCTTATCTAAGTAAAAACTTATTCATCTGTCCTGATGGAGAACTCAACTGCTTACCTTTTGAAGCCCTGACTATTAATGAAGAAGAATATTTAATAGATGAATATAACTTCAACTTTCTGACTGTGGGACGAGATATTTTACGATTTAAATCTCAAGTTTCTGCTGAAGTTACTAAACCTCTTGTAATCGCTAATCCTGATTACGATCTAGTAGCTAAAAACAACAATACCACTTTTCTTATTGCAGGAGAAACATTAGAGGAAAGGTCAATTGATTATCAGGAAGTTTCCAATTCAAGAGGAGGACAAATCTTTTTATCTCTCCCCGGAACCGCTATTGAAGGAGAGAAAATTGCCAAACTGCTTGGAGTCAAGGCATTTATGCAAGCTAAAGCCTTAAAATCCTTGATCCTGAACCCTAAAAGCTCTCCTTACATTCTTCATATTGCTACTCATGGCTATTTTCTCGAAGATATAAAACCGAAGCAAGAGGAAAAGATTAGACAAAATTTCTTGTTATTAAATCTTTCCGCATCAGAACGCTTGCAATTAGGTACTAGCCAAAATCCCCTTCTCCGTTCAGGATTAGCTTTCGCTGGAGCCAATACCATGCTCAATGGAAATGCACTGCCAGAAGAAGCCGAAGATGGTTTATTAACTGCTTTAGATGTACAATTGCTAAATTTAGCTGGAACAGAATTAGTTGTTACTTCTGCCTGTGAAACTGCTTTGGGAGCCATTATTACTGGAGAAACCGTCATTGGACTGCGCCGTTCGTTTATTCAAGCAGGTGCGAAAACAGTAGTAATGAGTCTTTGGAAAGTTCCTGATATCGCTACAGCAATTTTAATGGAACGCTTTTATCATTACCTACTACAAGCACGACTTGGTAAAGCTGAAGCATTGAAAAAAGCAAAGTATGATGTACGAAATATATCTATTGGTCAAATGCGCTCTTATTGGTTGACAGAAGAAACCATAGAATGGGCAAGAACACATAGTAAAGCTGTTGCTAACCATTTAATGATGTTAAACCAAAAATATGATGATGAACGTCCTTATGAACATCCAAGGTATTGGGCAGCATTTATTTGTTTGGGTAATCCAGCACCTCTTAATGAATTTACAAAGTATTGA
- a CDS encoding NACHT C-terminal helical domain 2-containing protein has protein sequence MVQETRFSNSSQEMDIKNDIPIPAHQYLKKELELDFIFEEIINFNYSIAVDYLAMGFEEDMDFAMGYAKQFLILLNSAINWAEDLDLRNKLEVIKGKIITNNSRKTSEEQILDLFWSNSSISSCLEELKDIMREYRNTKHKWEFSFLQLECIKHYYYASKLLIKCLKNVRKISNKTRQEIYTSILLPIAKVENYKDKK, from the coding sequence GTGGTGCAAGAGACTAGATTTTCCAATTCTTCACAAGAAATGGACATTAAAAATGACATCCCAATACCCGCACATCAATATCTTAAAAAAGAATTGGAGTTAGATTTTATTTTTGAAGAAATTATTAATTTTAATTATAGTATTGCTGTTGATTATCTTGCTATGGGTTTTGAAGAGGATATGGACTTTGCAATGGGCTATGCAAAGCAGTTTTTGATACTTCTAAATTCAGCAATTAACTGGGCTGAAGACTTAGATTTAAGAAATAAATTGGAAGTTATTAAAGGAAAGATTATAACAAATAATTCGAGAAAAACATCTGAGGAGCAAATTTTAGATTTATTTTGGTCAAACAGTAGTATTAGTTCTTGCTTAGAAGAACTGAAGGACATAATGAGAGAATATCGTAACACAAAACACAAGTGGGAGTTTAGTTTTTTGCAACTAGAATGTATTAAACATTATTATTATGCAAGTAAATTATTAATTAAATGTTTAAAAAATGTAAGAAAAATAAGTAATAAAACCAGACAAGAGATTTATACCAGTATTTTATTACCTATAGCTAAAGTGGAAAATTACAAAGATAAAAAATAA
- a CDS encoding tetratricopeptide repeat protein, which translates to MNKIIIQHKAIYRTVSLVKNSNVDSSKINFYPYSIVISNSKLENDNTHLKKIEDKNYELCILMGIGAFIIVFFIFKKLSKDAKALKYYNRGVEYRQSCQFQESLQNYNQAIALNPNYVSAYNNRGNIYLLLGKPEEALKDFNQYVNIKPHAADAYYNRGLAYLNLGNLQDALTNYNQAIHFDSNYAYAYYNRGYIYFRLGNFQQALEDFTYTIRLTPNDPQAYGMRGITYAELRKFQEAIKDFNQALLLNPNYADFYYNRGNVQRNLGNLQEALIDYNQAILLAPTVVAVYINRAIVYRRLGNSTKALEDYNRILILDPNCIDAYYNRGQAYTYFGNLQEASADFDQVLRLNPNDVNADFMRRAIQLAEYYTQVISHNPNDAEAYYNRATVYADLKLSQRAIGNYNQAINLNPDYVNAYHDRGTVYLELGKLQEAIEDFTRSIRIDPNYDRAYYSRGTTYLQSNNLHEAIKDFNQALRLNPNHANAYHNRGKSYFGLGNLKEAIEDFDQAIRLNPNLAQAYFNRGNVYSQLGEIQKAIADHNLAIHLEPNLSQV; encoded by the coding sequence ATGAATAAAATTATTATTCAACATAAAGCAATTTACAGAACAGTTTCATTAGTTAAAAATAGTAATGTAGATTCCAGTAAGATCAATTTTTATCCTTACTCAATTGTCATTAGTAATAGCAAGTTAGAGAACGATAATACTCATCTAAAAAAAATAGAAGATAAAAACTATGAGTTGTGTATTTTGATGGGAATTGGAGCTTTCATAATAGTATTTTTTATCTTTAAGAAATTGAGCAAAGATGCTAAGGCTCTAAAATATTACAATAGAGGGGTTGAATATCGCCAGTCATGCCAGTTTCAAGAATCTCTTCAGAATTATAATCAAGCCATTGCTCTTAATCCTAATTATGTTAGTGCTTACAATAATCGAGGCAATATCTATCTTCTTTTAGGAAAGCCTGAAGAAGCCCTCAAAGATTTCAACCAATATGTTAATATCAAACCTCATGCGGCTGATGCTTACTACAACCGAGGACTAGCTTATTTGAATTTAGGTAATCTTCAAGATGCACTCACAAATTATAACCAAGCTATTCATTTTGATTCTAATTATGCTTATGCCTACTATAATCGAGGGTATATTTATTTTCGCTTAGGAAACTTCCAACAAGCATTAGAAGATTTTACCTATACCATTCGTCTTACACCTAATGATCCTCAAGCTTACGGTATGCGAGGAATTACTTATGCTGAACTAAGAAAATTTCAGGAAGCAATAAAAGACTTTAACCAAGCCCTACTTCTTAATCCTAATTATGCTGACTTTTATTATAATCGAGGGAATGTCCAACGTAATTTAGGAAATCTCCAAGAAGCACTTATAGATTATAATCAAGCTATTCTTCTTGCTCCCACTGTTGTTGCAGTATACATTAACAGAGCAATTGTCTATCGTAGATTAGGAAACTCCACAAAAGCATTAGAAGATTATAACCGAATCTTAATTCTCGATCCCAATTGTATTGATGCTTATTACAATCGAGGACAGGCTTATACTTATTTTGGAAATCTTCAAGAGGCAAGCGCAGATTTTGATCAAGTTTTGCGTCTTAATCCTAATGATGTCAATGCTGATTTTATGCGAAGGGCTATCCAGTTAGCTGAATATTATACCCAAGTTATTAGTCACAATCCTAATGATGCTGAGGCTTACTACAATAGAGCAACTGTTTATGCTGATTTAAAACTGTCTCAAAGAGCAATAGGAAATTATAACCAAGCTATTAATCTCAATCCTGATTATGTAAATGCTTACCACGACCGAGGAACTGTCTATCTTGAGTTAGGGAAGCTTCAAGAAGCAATTGAAGATTTTACCCGATCTATTCGTATCGATCCTAATTATGATCGGGCTTACTATAGTAGAGGGACTACCTATCTTCAGTCAAACAATCTGCATGAGGCAATCAAAGATTTTAACCAAGCATTACGTCTTAATCCTAATCATGCTAATGCTTACCATAATAGAGGAAAAAGTTATTTCGGCTTAGGAAATCTCAAAGAAGCAATTGAAGATTTTGATCAAGCGATTCGCCTTAATCCTAATTTAGCTCAGGCTTACTTCAATCGAGGGAATGTTTATTCTCAGTTAGGGGAAATTCAAAAGGCGATTGCAGATCATAACCTAGCAATTCATCTTGAACCTAATTTATCTCAAGTTTAA
- a CDS encoding NACHT domain-containing NTPase: MLVQQVRSRIHDDIQSLHGTMPLWGVDRWVPLGDLFVDVNILEQVSSNSRAELDDLLQDFTTGNSNYRSLDRIGLGKEQRRVSGLAVLERNTNLMVVGKPGSGKTTYLQRIVTECNDGKLQAQRIPVLIKLREFVDDGRKYAYNLEQFLGQLWRLSNAEIELVLNQGRVLVLLDGLDEVTGEAGKQIANEIKRFARAYSQVQVVVTCRTQSQVSRFERFDYVEVADFNEEQVRVFAAHWFRTVCADAGDTKAREFLEQLFREENKAIRELAITPILLSLTCAVFHRTGKFYSKRSKLYEEGLELLLVQWDKSRSVERDEIYRDLSVERKLELLNYVAVKKFEQEQYVLFEQEELEGYIGEFLGIERRDSRGVLRAIASQHGLLIERSQKVWSFSHLTFQEYLVARCFSNRKDWQEMLHYFIIPYWEQVFLISAEIHPDCDCFLKGIYHKTHELAKNEENIQKLLTWVDEKATSICKNQGVASTILRAFYFSHTLGFDFDLVYILDWQSYDKTSGIIMIDKGDI, encoded by the coding sequence GTGTTAGTTCAGCAAGTGCGATCGCGTATCCATGATGATATCCAAAGTTTACACGGTACAATGCCGCTTTGGGGGGTAGATCGTTGGGTTCCTTTGGGTGATTTGTTTGTTGATGTAAATATCTTGGAGCAAGTTAGCAGTAACAGTAGAGCCGAACTGGATGATTTATTGCAGGATTTTACTACAGGTAATTCCAACTACCGCAGTTTGGATCGGATTGGATTGGGTAAAGAACAGCGGCGCGTGTCGGGGTTGGCTGTGCTTGAGCGGAATACTAACTTGATGGTGGTAGGTAAACCTGGTTCAGGGAAAACGACTTATCTGCAAAGAATTGTCACCGAGTGCAATGACGGAAAATTGCAAGCACAGCGAATTCCTGTTTTGATTAAGCTGCGGGAGTTTGTGGACGATGGACGCAAGTACGCTTATAACTTGGAGCAGTTTTTGGGACAGCTTTGGCGGTTGAGTAATGCAGAGATAGAATTAGTACTAAATCAGGGACGGGTATTAGTATTGCTGGATGGGTTGGATGAGGTTACGGGGGAAGCAGGAAAGCAAATCGCCAACGAAATCAAACGGTTTGCGCGTGCTTATTCGCAGGTGCAGGTGGTGGTGACTTGTCGGACGCAAAGCCAGGTATCACGGTTTGAGCGGTTTGATTATGTGGAGGTGGCTGATTTTAATGAGGAGCAGGTAAGAGTATTTGCAGCACATTGGTTTAGGACGGTGTGTGCAGATGCAGGGGATACGAAGGCGCGGGAATTTTTAGAACAGTTGTTTCGAGAGGAAAACAAGGCGATTCGGGAACTAGCGATTACGCCGATTTTGCTGAGTTTAACTTGTGCGGTGTTCCACCGAACGGGGAAATTTTACTCAAAGCGTTCCAAGTTATATGAGGAGGGGTTGGAGTTATTGTTGGTGCAATGGGATAAATCGCGCTCAGTTGAGCGGGATGAGATTTATCGGGATTTGTCGGTGGAGCGAAAGTTAGAGCTATTGAACTATGTTGCGGTGAAAAAGTTCGAGCAAGAACAGTATGTGTTGTTCGAGCAGGAGGAGTTAGAGGGGTATATTGGGGAGTTTTTGGGGATTGAGCGGCGGGATAGTCGAGGGGTTTTGAGGGCGATCGCATCTCAGCATGGGTTATTAATTGAGCGATCGCAGAAAGTTTGGTCGTTTTCGCATTTGACATTTCAAGAGTATTTGGTGGCGAGATGCTTCTCAAACAGAAAAGATTGGCAAGAAATGCTTCACTATTTTATAATTCCATACTGGGAACAAGTTTTTTTGATAAGTGCAGAGATACATCCTGACTGTGATTGTTTCTTGAAGGGAATTTATCATAAGACTCATGAACTTGCAAAAAATGAAGAAAATATCCAAAAGTTATTAACTTGGGTTGATGAAAAAGCTACATCTATCTGTAAAAATCAGGGAGTAGCGAGTACTATACTTAGAGCTTTCTACTTTTCGCATACTCTAGGTTTTGATTTTGATTTAGTCTACATATTAGACTGGCAAAGTTACGACAAAACTAGCGGTATTATTATGATTGACAAAGGTGATATATAG